From Nocardioides sp. HDW12B, the proteins below share one genomic window:
- a CDS encoding ATP-binding protein, with translation MNGWNEGRLHSAVLVSPRRERRRDRRTRRAAAQSLLAEDRDTRKAAAKSKHDALAAERRATVMLPKSGEPGPAALRTPGRLRLPRHQDTSATLAGAYPFLAEGGLGSDGVFVGQDLYSGSSFVYDPWVLYARGLITAPNLVLAGIVGSGKSALAKSLYTRSIPFGRRVYVPGDPKGEHTAVAEAVGGKAIALGHGMSNRVNPLDEGIRPAASDDIQWAAQVTSRRRDLLGALAETVLDRRLTPLEHTAIDVALAESVRIADVPVLPMVVDRLLTPDPTTDTDGRLTEDGRLVGHALRRLVAGDLAGLFDGPSTVRFDPSLPMISLDLSRVTENATLISVLMTCASAWMESALLDPAGGQRWVVYDEAWRLMSHPALLRRMDAHWRLARHYGIANMLIFHKLSDLDNVGDQGSAMRALASSLLANAETRVVYRQESDQLGTTAAALGLTGTEQSLLPTLGTGQGLWRIKHRSFVVQHQLHPAELQLFDTTGRMKSAL, from the coding sequence ATGAACGGCTGGAACGAGGGACGGCTCCACAGCGCGGTCCTCGTCTCTCCCCGACGCGAGCGCCGCCGCGACCGCCGGACCCGGCGAGCCGCCGCCCAGTCACTGCTCGCCGAGGACCGCGACACCAGGAAGGCCGCGGCGAAGTCGAAGCATGACGCACTCGCGGCTGAACGCCGCGCCACCGTGATGCTGCCCAAGTCCGGCGAACCCGGCCCTGCCGCTCTCCGTACTCCTGGCCGGCTGCGGTTACCGCGGCATCAGGACACGTCGGCGACGCTGGCCGGTGCGTACCCGTTCCTGGCCGAGGGCGGCCTCGGCAGCGACGGGGTGTTCGTCGGCCAGGACCTCTACTCGGGTTCGTCGTTCGTCTACGACCCGTGGGTGCTCTACGCCCGCGGACTGATCACCGCACCCAACCTCGTACTCGCCGGGATCGTCGGGTCGGGGAAGTCAGCGTTAGCGAAGAGCCTCTACACCCGCTCGATCCCGTTCGGACGCCGCGTCTACGTCCCCGGCGACCCGAAGGGCGAGCACACCGCCGTCGCCGAAGCCGTCGGCGGCAAGGCCATCGCACTCGGGCACGGGATGTCCAACCGGGTGAACCCGCTCGACGAGGGAATCCGCCCCGCCGCATCCGACGACATCCAGTGGGCAGCACAGGTCACCTCCCGGCGACGTGACCTCCTCGGCGCATTGGCCGAGACCGTGCTAGACCGCAGACTCACTCCACTGGAGCACACCGCCATCGACGTCGCACTCGCCGAAAGCGTCCGGATCGCCGACGTGCCGGTGCTCCCGATGGTCGTCGACCGACTCCTGACACCCGACCCCACAACAGACACCGACGGCCGGCTCACCGAGGACGGCCGCCTGGTCGGGCATGCGCTGCGGCGGCTCGTGGCAGGCGATCTAGCCGGGCTCTTCGACGGTCCCAGCACGGTCCGCTTCGACCCGAGCCTGCCGATGATCTCGCTTGACCTCTCCCGGGTCACCGAGAACGCCACCCTGATCTCGGTGCTGATGACATGTGCATCGGCGTGGATGGAGTCAGCCCTGCTCGACCCGGCCGGCGGGCAACGGTGGGTCGTCTACGACGAGGCGTGGCGCCTGATGTCCCACCCCGCACTCCTGCGGCGCATGGACGCGCACTGGCGGCTAGCTCGGCACTACGGCATCGCGAACATGCTGATCTTCCACAAGCTCTCCGACCTCGACAACGTCGGCGACCAGGGCTCAGCGATGCGCGCCTTGGCCTCGTCGCTTCTCGCCAACGCCGAGACCCGCGTGGTCTACCGGCAGGAGTCTGACCAGCTCGGCACCACAGCCGCCGCGCTCGGGCTGACCGGTACCGAGCAGTCGCTGCTGCCGACCCTCGGAACGGGTCAGGGGTTGTGGCGGATCAAGCACAGGTCCTTCGTCGTCCAGCATCAACTCCACCCAGCCGAACTCCAGCTCTTCGACACCACCGGCCGGATGAAGTCAGCTCTCTAG
- a CDS encoding bifunctional DNA primase/polymerase has protein sequence MNQLHQQRVTTGRWSPQLLHDLANAPDSATAAEHLAFQSIPVFPCVPGGKRPLTARGFQDATADSDVVHSWWRRWPEANVGIPTGTAGGVDVVDVDVHDSGSGYAAFEQAHRAGFAEGWAWLVRTPSGGMHAYFLRTDEREQRSWQIPGKHIDFRGDGGYIVAPPSRVTCDDGATRSYRQIAVAEHHQPGPVDASGLRALLDPPRPMRPPTDLPAIGSRPDKLAGWVASRPEGGRNGGLFWAACRMAEEGHDLSTTTSLLGEAAYAAGLPEREAMATIRSAYRIASRLGSASPPRPTNAVEAVGL, from the coding sequence ATGAACCAATTGCACCAGCAGCGAGTTACGACGGGCCGGTGGAGTCCGCAGCTCCTCCACGACCTAGCCAACGCACCGGATAGCGCGACGGCGGCCGAGCACCTGGCCTTCCAGAGCATCCCGGTGTTCCCCTGCGTCCCCGGCGGCAAGCGTCCGCTGACGGCCCGCGGTTTCCAAGACGCCACCGCCGATAGCGACGTCGTCCACTCCTGGTGGCGGCGGTGGCCCGAGGCCAACGTCGGCATCCCCACGGGGACGGCCGGCGGAGTCGACGTGGTCGACGTAGACGTCCACGACTCCGGCTCCGGGTACGCCGCCTTCGAGCAGGCACACCGGGCCGGCTTCGCCGAGGGCTGGGCGTGGCTGGTCCGCACCCCTTCCGGTGGCATGCACGCGTACTTCCTGCGAACCGACGAGCGGGAACAGCGCTCCTGGCAGATCCCGGGCAAGCACATCGACTTCCGCGGTGACGGCGGCTACATCGTTGCTCCGCCGTCCCGCGTCACCTGCGATGACGGCGCCACGAGGAGCTACCGACAGATCGCGGTCGCCGAACACCACCAGCCCGGGCCGGTCGACGCGAGCGGTCTGCGCGCCCTCCTCGACCCGCCCCGCCCGATGCGTCCGCCCACGGATCTGCCAGCCATCGGCTCCCGGCCCGACAAGCTCGCCGGCTGGGTGGCATCGCGGCCGGAGGGTGGGCGCAACGGCGGCCTGTTCTGGGCGGCGTGCCGGATGGCAGAGGAAGGACACGACCTGAGCACCACCACCTCGCTGCTCGGTGAGGCGGCGTACGCCGCGGGGCTGCCCGAGCGTGAGGCGATGGCGACTATCCGGTCCGCGTACCGGATCGCTTCGAGACTGGGGTCGGCCTCACCGCCGCGCCCTACGAACGCGGTTGAGGCGGTGGGACTGTGA
- a CDS encoding DUF6112 family protein → MKTLPFLLPLVGPDFGAVGGASKLRAIIGALLTYGLIVSVLMVIVCAATWAIGSSNGSWQTASKGKSGLFVALGGAVLTGGALAWANWLLDVGAKL, encoded by the coding sequence GTGAAGACTCTGCCCTTTCTGCTTCCACTTGTCGGTCCCGACTTCGGAGCCGTTGGCGGTGCCAGCAAGCTCCGAGCGATCATCGGGGCGCTGCTGACGTACGGCCTCATCGTGTCTGTGCTCATGGTCATCGTCTGCGCGGCGACCTGGGCGATCGGCTCCTCGAACGGGAGTTGGCAGACAGCGAGCAAAGGCAAGTCGGGGCTGTTCGTCGCGCTCGGCGGCGCAGTCCTCACGGGTGGCGCGCTCGCCTGGGCCAACTGGCTGCTCGACGTGGGGGCGAAGCTATGA
- a CDS encoding M23 family metallopeptidase — MAKVAVAGVVAVLLAPASALLGLGALLSPAAQAQCLPAASTATSTTAAPSVPETSHVAFPLPAGSWVRTSGFGMRVHPITGEYKLHTGVDLAAPSGTHILTAADGRVAFAGPASGFGHLILIEHTVGGKRVATGYAHMYADGILVKAGDQVSAGQYIADVGTDGYSSGPHLHFEVRPGGAHASPVDPEPWLTANGAVNVEAGASADAAGCTDRGGPAAAYTGDSPNHLVDDPTTGGQITERTASVLAQVQKSFPTSHWSCWAERPGTTSEHPLGRACDGTFGNSIGTAATGPALDLGWKVTNWLKTNAKTLGVEYLIWQGRIRSVARSAEGWRPYGGGGMHDPNAVTGGHYDHLHFTITAN, encoded by the coding sequence ATGGCCAAGGTCGCTGTCGCCGGAGTGGTCGCAGTCCTCCTGGCGCCCGCCAGTGCCCTGCTCGGCCTCGGCGCGCTCCTCAGCCCGGCGGCGCAGGCCCAGTGCCTCCCGGCCGCCTCGACGGCGACCTCGACCACAGCCGCCCCATCGGTTCCGGAGACATCCCACGTCGCCTTCCCCCTCCCCGCGGGGTCGTGGGTGCGAACGAGCGGCTTCGGGATGCGGGTACACCCGATCACCGGTGAGTACAAGCTGCACACCGGCGTCGACCTTGCGGCTCCGAGCGGCACGCACATCCTCACCGCTGCCGACGGCCGCGTGGCGTTCGCCGGCCCCGCCTCGGGCTTCGGGCACCTCATCCTGATCGAGCACACGGTCGGCGGGAAGCGTGTCGCCACGGGCTACGCGCACATGTACGCCGACGGCATCCTCGTCAAGGCCGGCGACCAGGTCAGTGCGGGGCAGTACATCGCGGACGTCGGCACCGACGGCTACTCGAGCGGGCCGCACCTCCACTTCGAGGTCCGCCCAGGTGGCGCCCACGCCTCGCCCGTGGACCCGGAGCCGTGGCTGACCGCAAACGGCGCAGTCAACGTCGAGGCCGGCGCGAGTGCCGACGCAGCGGGATGCACCGACCGCGGCGGACCTGCCGCCGCGTACACCGGCGACAGCCCCAACCACCTCGTCGATGACCCGACGACGGGCGGACAGATCACCGAGCGCACCGCGAGCGTGCTCGCTCAGGTGCAGAAGAGCTTCCCCACCTCACACTGGTCCTGCTGGGCTGAGCGCCCAGGCACGACGTCCGAGCATCCCCTCGGTCGCGCCTGCGACGGCACGTTCGGCAATTCGATCGGCACGGCTGCGACGGGTCCCGCGCTCGATCTCGGCTGGAAGGTGACGAACTGGCTGAAGACGAACGCCAAGACCCTCGGCGTCGAATACCTGATCTGGCAAGGCCGGATCAGGTCGGTTGCACGGAGCGCCGAGGGATGGCGGCCGTACGGCGGAGGAGGCATGCACGACCCCAACGCCGTGACTGGCGGTCATTACGACCACCTCCACTTCACGATCACCGCGAACTAG
- a CDS encoding serine/arginine repetitive matrix protein 2, which yields MLLFELTYAVPHGWHDDPRATELMTYAMEKYGGLARKYGLEPSDAAAAAFEVMRMRSTRLAEDPWAVTTHAVELSLIYESRAEGLLCSTGQARRSAGTEYHDAERFSDRESEIADYHPAFHFVDNVDEIDEPKHANPDGDPTNAYFALDIAVRFFVELGWLERTARLGLEIIAARLIRCKERPAAYMSLRRDGTGPGALDIDYEAWLTVLAAVLGNQHHDFAGTTKGHGILQRLVSGEHLNDLFQDTELADAIESVAPAITTRGESHV from the coding sequence ATGCTCCTCTTCGAACTTACCTACGCCGTCCCCCACGGCTGGCATGACGACCCGCGCGCTACTGAGTTGATGACCTACGCGATGGAGAAGTACGGCGGTCTCGCGCGCAAGTACGGCCTGGAGCCCAGCGACGCGGCCGCCGCCGCGTTCGAGGTGATGCGGATGCGCTCGACCCGCCTCGCCGAGGACCCGTGGGCCGTCACCACCCACGCGGTCGAACTCAGCCTGATCTACGAGTCGCGGGCAGAGGGCCTGCTCTGTTCGACGGGCCAGGCCCGCCGAAGCGCTGGAACCGAGTACCACGATGCCGAGAGGTTCAGCGACCGCGAGTCGGAGATAGCGGACTACCACCCGGCCTTCCACTTCGTCGACAACGTGGACGAGATCGACGAACCGAAGCACGCGAACCCCGACGGCGATCCCACCAACGCCTACTTCGCCCTCGACATCGCGGTGAGGTTCTTCGTCGAGCTGGGATGGCTGGAGCGCACCGCCCGCCTCGGGCTGGAGATCATCGCCGCCCGACTGATCCGGTGCAAGGAACGTCCTGCCGCCTATATGTCGCTGCGGCGCGATGGGACGGGTCCCGGGGCCCTCGACATCGACTACGAGGCGTGGCTGACGGTGCTGGCCGCTGTGCTCGGAAACCAGCACCACGACTTCGCCGGGACCACCAAGGGGCACGGGATTCTCCAGCGGCTGGTGAGCGGGGAGCATCTCAACGACCTGTTCCAGGACACGGAGCTGGCCGACGCGATCGAGTCAGTCGCGCCCGCGATCACGACGAGGGGTGAGAGCCATGTCTGA
- a CDS encoding DUF6112 family protein, with protein MKPGLLTTIVSLIPQDISISPNGNGLPGIGQLRSIVGASMTVGLILAVLALIISAIVWALGANSSNPHLAGRGKLGVLVGVGAAIITGASVALVNFFWNVGQSV; from the coding sequence ATCAAGCCCGGTCTGCTCACGACGATCGTGTCCCTGATCCCGCAGGACATCAGCATCAGCCCTAACGGCAACGGCCTGCCCGGTATCGGCCAGCTCCGCAGCATCGTCGGAGCGTCCATGACCGTGGGGCTCATCCTCGCGGTGCTTGCGCTCATCATCTCCGCGATCGTGTGGGCGCTGGGCGCGAACTCGTCCAACCCCCACCTCGCCGGTCGCGGGAAGCTGGGCGTCCTTGTCGGCGTCGGTGCGGCGATCATCACCGGCGCCTCGGTCGCGCTCGTCAACTTCTTCTGGAACGTCGGCCAGTCGGTCTGA
- a CDS encoding ParB N-terminal domain-containing protein codes for MSDRGHIELERRVDSIVVGERHRCDPGDLTPLMESLKRVGLLQPVTITPDGYLICGFRRLEAAKKLGWEILRVWVRSGISDELTRLLAERDENVTHKPLSAVEAAHLFDEMKTLLQEDAARRMRATQYKAGNGETAGHDGCPDSGQPETAPGRASRQAALLVTQKASHNRLEQILEMERVAANRALSDDLRKVAEDELESIRNGGAVDPSYQRVKAAQRVAELMKPDDKSEMDRIADEVLANAKADRARRIKENRAKREAAAANIKRSTRSFALKWAELDGWSRKYDAEQIAREMKPDDWALFLRVLDETNTFAETVTLARNSRAPQS; via the coding sequence ATGTCTGATCGCGGACACATCGAGCTGGAGCGCAGGGTCGACTCGATCGTCGTTGGCGAACGTCATCGCTGCGACCCCGGTGACCTGACGCCGCTGATGGAGTCGCTCAAGCGGGTTGGACTGCTCCAGCCCGTCACCATCACACCGGATGGCTACCTCATCTGCGGCTTCCGTCGGCTGGAGGCCGCCAAGAAGCTGGGGTGGGAGATCCTTCGGGTGTGGGTGAGGTCCGGGATCAGCGACGAGTTGACCCGACTCCTCGCCGAGCGCGACGAGAACGTCACCCACAAGCCCCTGTCTGCCGTCGAAGCAGCCCACCTCTTCGATGAGATGAAGACCCTCCTCCAAGAGGACGCAGCGCGACGAATGAGGGCCACCCAGTATAAGGCCGGGAACGGCGAAACCGCAGGTCACGACGGCTGTCCCGATTCGGGACAGCCGGAGACCGCACCGGGTCGGGCATCACGGCAGGCCGCGCTGCTCGTCACCCAGAAGGCTTCACACAACCGTCTGGAGCAGATCCTGGAGATGGAGCGAGTCGCAGCCAACCGGGCGCTGTCCGACGACCTGCGCAAGGTCGCCGAGGACGAACTCGAGTCCATCCGCAACGGCGGCGCCGTCGACCCGAGCTACCAGCGGGTGAAAGCCGCTCAGCGCGTCGCCGAGCTGATGAAGCCCGACGACAAATCAGAGATGGACAGGATTGCCGATGAAGTCCTGGCCAACGCCAAGGCCGATCGCGCTCGCCGAATCAAGGAGAACCGCGCCAAGCGCGAAGCCGCCGCAGCGAACATCAAACGTTCGACCCGGTCGTTCGCGCTGAAGTGGGCCGAACTCGACGGATGGTCACGCAAGTACGACGCCGAGCAGATCGCCCGTGAGATGAAGCCCGATGACTGGGCGCTGTTCTTGCGTGTCCTCGACGAGACCAACACGTTCGCCGAGACCGTCACCCTCGCGCGGAATAGCCGCGCACCTCAGTCGTGA
- a CDS encoding DUF6349 family protein, translated as MSGEQLALDIEGMLHEARVQSTPEWSGAPLHFTTDYYSPGDLDAAFEHWQFLHAHDPVQSGSRLWSRSIAVPESRQVGGHGFVLYTADLRCEPWKHAEKHEGCMCVGDLMYQAICEPCEWNAIADRENGVVEMWHDHALPGWRELPIVPARLRMLDKVGLSKAARKWIEEHYPRSMQVPGAPIITERRPFGTRHVPSRSPWGGYDLSHTAVDPERIVEGSKPLRPKASHFPAPPRSAAQAPAVGLGD; from the coding sequence ATGAGCGGGGAGCAACTCGCCCTCGACATCGAGGGGATGCTCCACGAGGCGCGTGTCCAGTCCACGCCGGAATGGAGCGGCGCGCCCCTGCACTTCACAACCGACTACTACTCACCCGGCGACCTCGACGCCGCGTTCGAGCACTGGCAGTTCCTCCACGCCCACGACCCGGTCCAGAGCGGCAGCCGGCTGTGGAGCCGCTCGATCGCCGTCCCCGAGAGCAGACAAGTCGGCGGGCACGGGTTCGTGCTCTACACGGCCGACCTCCGCTGCGAGCCGTGGAAGCACGCCGAGAAGCACGAGGGCTGCATGTGCGTCGGTGACCTCATGTACCAGGCCATCTGCGAACCGTGCGAGTGGAACGCCATCGCCGACCGCGAGAACGGCGTGGTCGAGATGTGGCACGACCACGCGCTCCCGGGTTGGCGCGAGCTGCCGATCGTCCCGGCGCGACTGCGAATGTTGGACAAGGTCGGGCTGTCGAAGGCAGCGAGGAAGTGGATCGAGGAGCACTACCCCAGGTCGATGCAGGTCCCCGGGGCTCCGATCATCACCGAACGGCGACCTTTCGGCACGCGACACGTCCCTAGCCGCTCGCCGTGGGGTGGTTACGACCTCTCCCACACCGCGGTCGATCCAGAGCGGATCGTCGAGGGCTCCAAGCCGCTGCGTCCCAAGGCGAGTCACTTCCCAGCCCCGCCCCGCTCTGCCGCGCAAGCGCCTGCCGTGGGTCTCGGCGACTGA
- a CDS encoding type IV secretion system protein: protein MVDVTSSQYTRVYNILFGVAVFVMLGFFILQVIGGMVRREPAALTRAALGLAKSILGSFVALTLLAAALEITDQLCIGIVNAAGTNMDQMGDRIALLAGGLLTLNIAAPGAGAIITMFIAGLAIGAAVIVWISLLMRKALLLIAIVFAPIALAGSSWDHTRGWVGKWASFVIALILSKVVLVVIFLLATAQVSAPIDGDLQSVSDPIAGVVLMLIAGFAPYLTYKAISFMGFDMYHAMSAEQEAKSALNRPLPIPMSRRPAAEPSKVLDGASNGTGPSSGSAPAPAPAPSGSANGGAGGASGGATSGGAPGGAAAAGGAVAGGVIVAKETVKAGAAAGRSVGAAASAQTDAASQAPPSAGPPVPPHVGDAVPSQSRARKG from the coding sequence ATGGTCGACGTCACCAGCAGCCAGTACACGCGGGTCTACAACATCCTGTTCGGCGTCGCGGTCTTCGTGATGCTCGGCTTCTTCATCCTCCAGGTGATCGGCGGCATGGTTCGCCGCGAACCTGCCGCGCTGACCCGAGCGGCACTCGGATTGGCGAAGTCGATCCTCGGCTCGTTCGTCGCGCTCACCCTGCTGGCCGCCGCTCTGGAGATCACCGACCAGCTCTGCATCGGCATCGTGAACGCTGCCGGGACCAACATGGACCAGATGGGTGATCGCATCGCCCTCCTCGCCGGCGGCCTGCTCACCTTGAATATCGCAGCACCCGGAGCGGGAGCGATCATCACCATGTTCATCGCCGGCCTCGCCATCGGCGCGGCCGTGATCGTGTGGATCAGCCTGCTCATGCGCAAGGCGCTCCTGCTCATCGCGATCGTCTTCGCCCCGATCGCGCTCGCAGGGTCGAGCTGGGACCACACCCGTGGCTGGGTGGGCAAGTGGGCGTCGTTCGTGATCGCGCTGATCCTCTCCAAGGTCGTCCTGGTGGTGATCTTCCTGCTCGCCACGGCCCAGGTCTCCGCACCGATCGACGGGGATCTCCAGTCCGTCAGCGACCCCATCGCCGGGGTGGTGCTGATGCTCATCGCCGGGTTCGCGCCCTACCTGACCTACAAGGCGATCAGCTTCATGGGCTTCGACATGTACCACGCGATGTCGGCCGAGCAAGAGGCCAAGTCCGCGCTCAACCGACCGCTGCCGATCCCGATGAGTCGTCGCCCTGCCGCTGAGCCGAGCAAGGTCCTCGACGGCGCATCGAACGGCACCGGTCCGTCGAGCGGTAGCGCACCCGCTCCGGCGCCTGCACCCTCTGGTTCCGCGAACGGCGGAGCAGGCGGAGCGTCGGGCGGGGCCACCAGTGGTGGCGCGCCGGGCGGAGCAGCCGCAGCGGGTGGCGCCGTCGCCGGGGGCGTGATCGTGGCGAAGGAGACCGTCAAGGCCGGTGCCGCAGCTGGGCGCTCGGTGGGAGCAGCAGCCTCGGCGCAGACCGACGCCGCGAGCCAGGCGCCGCCGTCCGCAGGGCCACCGGTGCCGCCGCACGTTGGCGACGCCGTCCCCAGCCAGTCGCGAGCCAGGAAGGGCTGA
- a CDS encoding SCO6880 family protein has product MSTNTTMRDFELAPVKFSRLTRRGVLLGLSGLQLVVVGFGGITLIFALYVGGGASLMYVVPILLVCAGLAFVGVGGRKVVEWLPVVTRWLWRSTGGQLLFRRRIVQPRPVGTLALPGDAARLRQWFDPESGAVMVHDPHRSTLTAIVGVTHPAFILLDPLEQQRRVTSWGRVLATACRSGRIASMQVLERTLPDSGKGLAQWWSQHGRQDGSWTSTTYGELIDRAGPAGERHASTVSIALDMKAAGRAIRAAGGGNRGAAAVLRQEMSTMTAALRAADLAPSGWLKPGDLAVILRSAYDPVVAGALERHGDLGRDLATAGPVAVSETWASVRSDSAHHCVLWISEWPRSLVYPGFLAPVLLSSGVRRTFSLLFTPMRTDQAARDIRKKKTEYISDAAQRQRIGQIEDAQQGAEYNDVLQQEADLTAGHGILRTTGLIAVSAQDSDELERAVADIEQAAIQASCETRRLWGQQAQSFSAAALPLCRAV; this is encoded by the coding sequence ATGAGCACCAACACCACGATGCGTGACTTCGAGCTGGCGCCCGTGAAGTTCTCCCGACTCACTCGACGCGGCGTGCTGCTCGGCCTGTCGGGATTGCAGCTCGTCGTCGTCGGCTTCGGCGGGATCACCCTCATCTTCGCGCTGTACGTCGGCGGCGGCGCATCGCTGATGTACGTCGTCCCGATCCTGTTGGTCTGCGCCGGGCTCGCGTTCGTTGGTGTCGGTGGCCGCAAGGTCGTGGAGTGGCTTCCCGTCGTCACCCGCTGGCTGTGGCGCTCGACCGGTGGGCAGCTCCTGTTCCGCCGTCGGATCGTCCAACCACGACCCGTCGGCACGCTCGCGCTCCCCGGAGATGCAGCCCGGTTGCGTCAGTGGTTCGATCCCGAAAGCGGTGCGGTGATGGTCCATGACCCGCACCGGTCGACGCTCACCGCAATCGTCGGGGTCACCCATCCGGCGTTCATCCTGCTCGACCCGCTCGAACAGCAACGCCGAGTCACCAGCTGGGGCCGAGTCCTGGCCACCGCCTGCCGGTCGGGTCGCATCGCTTCGATGCAGGTGCTGGAGCGGACCCTGCCTGACTCCGGCAAGGGACTCGCGCAGTGGTGGTCCCAGCACGGACGTCAGGACGGCTCGTGGACCTCGACGACGTACGGCGAATTGATCGACCGTGCCGGCCCGGCGGGTGAGCGCCACGCCAGCACCGTCTCGATCGCGCTCGACATGAAGGCCGCGGGGAGAGCGATCCGCGCAGCCGGTGGTGGCAACCGAGGGGCGGCCGCGGTGCTGCGGCAGGAGATGTCGACCATGACCGCGGCGCTGCGGGCTGCCGACCTGGCCCCCTCAGGCTGGTTGAAGCCTGGAGACCTCGCCGTGATCCTGCGTTCGGCCTACGACCCGGTCGTCGCAGGTGCCCTCGAACGCCACGGTGATCTTGGCCGCGACCTGGCAACCGCCGGGCCGGTCGCGGTCAGCGAGACCTGGGCCAGCGTCCGCTCTGACTCGGCCCACCACTGCGTGCTCTGGATCAGCGAATGGCCGCGCTCGCTGGTCTACCCAGGGTTCCTCGCCCCGGTGCTCCTGTCGTCCGGAGTACGTCGCACCTTCTCGCTGCTGTTCACGCCGATGCGGACCGACCAGGCCGCTCGCGACATCCGCAAGAAGAAGACCGAGTACATCTCCGACGCGGCCCAACGTCAGCGCATCGGACAGATCGAGGACGCCCAACAAGGCGCCGAGTACAACGACGTCCTCCAACAGGAAGCCGACCTCACCGCCGGCCACGGCATCCTGCGCACCACCGGACTCATCGCCGTCAGCGCCCAAGACTCCGACGAGCTGGAGCGTGCGGTCGCTGACATCGAGCAGGCAGCCATCCAAGCCTCGTGTGAGACCCGCCGCCTCTGGGGCCAGCAGGCGCAGTCGTTCTCGGCCGCCGCGCTGCCCCTGTGCCGGGCGGTGTGA